A single region of the Labeo rohita strain BAU-BD-2019 chromosome 3, IGBB_LRoh.1.0, whole genome shotgun sequence genome encodes:
- the spsb3a gene encoding SPRY domain-containing SOCS box protein 3a — MSRRSRNSRAWRYVWSGIRRDADARALVLASENEEWGYDRQQYSDSDSEAEYPAIVPPVPSAVPVTGESYCSCDSQMELSCNPRLRGYTHLRDCHCGEDDQDFDWVWDEGSRSSATLLSCENRKVSFHSEYSCGTAAIRGSKELSEGQHFWEIKMTSPVYGTDMMVGIGTSDVNLDKYRHTFCSLLGKDEDSWGLSYTGLLHHNGDKVSFSSRFGQGSIIGVHLDTWHGTLTFYKNRKCIGVAATEMKNKRVFPMACSTAAKSSMKVIRSVSAPTSLQYLCCSRLRKLLPSGVDALRVLPLPPGLRHLLHSKLGWVLSLDHMHTHSNTHTPPGPSSGSDSEGCSSDPEACQRKRCRWT, encoded by the exons ATGTCGAGGCGGAGCAGAAACAGCAGGGCGTGGAGGTACGTGTGGAGTGGAATTCGACGGGATGCAGATGCAAGAGCACTGGTGCTTGCCTCTGAGAACGAAGAGTGGGGTTATGATCGCCAGCAG TACAGTGACTCTGATTCTGAAGCCGAGTATCCAGCCATTGTTCCACCGGTTCCGAGTGCAGTGCCTGTAACGGGAGAGTCATACTGCAGCTGTGATTCACAGATGGAGCTCAGCTGTAACCCACGCCTCCGGGGTTACACACACTTGCGAGACTGCCACTGTGGAGAAGATGACCAAG ATTTCGACTGGGTGTGGGATGAGGGCAGCCGGTCGTCTGCAACGCTGCTGAGCTGTGAGAACAGGAAAGTGAGCTTCCACTCAGAGTATAGCTGTGGAACGGCAGCCATTCGCGGCTCCAAAGAACTCTCAGAGGGACAGCACTTCTGGGAGATTAAAATGACTTCTCCTGTCTACGGCACAGACATG ATGGTTGGTATTGGCACATCAGATGTGAATCTGGACAAATATAGACATACATTCTGCAGCCTCCTGGGTAAAGATGAAGACAGTTGGGGTCTCTCATATACAG GTCTGTTACATCATAACGGCGATAAAGTGAGCTTTTCGTCGCGTTTCGGACAGGGTTCAATTATTGGTGTTCACTTGGACACTTGGCACGGCACCCTCACCTTCTATAAAAACCGCAAATGCATCG gtGTAGCAGCTACGGAGATGAAGAATAAGCGTGTTTTTCCGATGGCATGTTCCACCGCGGCCAAAAGCAGCATGAAGGTGATTCGCTCAGTCTCGGCTCCCACCTCCCTACAATACCTTTGCTGCTCGCGACTTCGCAAGCTGCTCCCATCTGGAGTCGATGCGCTCCGAGTCCTGCCGCTGCCGCCCGGCCTCAGACACCTTCTTCACTCCAAACTGGGATGGGTGCTAAGCCTGGatcatatgcacacacactcgAACACACACACCCCGCCAGGACCCTCCTCAGGCAGTGACTCTGAGGGCTGCTCCTCCGACCCGGAAGCCTGCCAGCGGAAACGTTGCCGCTGGACCTGA
- the atp6v0ca gene encoding ATPase H+ transporting V0 subunit ca, with protein sequence MSAPQYSPFFAVMGASAAMVFSALGAAYGTAKSGTGIAAMSVMRPELIMKSIIPVVMAGIIAIYGLVVAVLIANNISETVTLYKSFLHLGAGLSVGLSGLAAGFAIGIVGDAGVRGTAQQPRLFVGMILILIFAEVLGLYGLIVALILSTKG encoded by the exons ATGTCCGCCCCACAGTACTCTCCCTTCTTCGCAGTGATGGGTGCCTCAGCAGCAATGGTGTTCAGTG CATTGGGTGCTGCATATGGGACGGCCAAGAGCGGCACAGGCATTGCTGCCATGTCAGTGATGCGGCCAGAGCTGATCATGAAGTCCATCATTCCTGTGGTCATGGCGGGTATCATTGCCATCTACGGCCTGGTGGTGGCTGTACTTATTGCCAACAACATCTCTGAAACTGTCACACTCTACAA GAGTTTCTTGCACCTTGGTGCCGGGCTGAGCGTCGGTCTGAGTGGTCTTGCAGCTGGCTTCGCCATTGGTATCGTCGGTGATGCTGGAGTGAGGGGCACAGCTCAGCAGCCTCGCCTGTTCGTGGGGATGATCCTGATCCTTATTTTCGCTGAGGTTCTGGGTCTCTACGGGCTAATTGTCGCTCTTATCCTGTCCACCAAGGGTTAA